From the genome of Pseudomonadota bacterium:
GCTGGCCATAGAGCAATGCCATAAACTGGCTCCGTGTCGGCAGCCGACGCACCCGATAGTCCGCCTCGTGCTCCGCAACCAGGCGATCGAATTCCACCCACGGCACATGCTTATGAACGCCGTGAAATACGCTATTCTGGTGGCGCATGACGTTGGTCCCTTCCGTGTCCAGAAACGTTGCCAGACGTTCCAGACACAGATGAATCAACGTCATGCGCCCTGTCTACAAAAACTAAACCGGACAGCCGTGGGTCGAGCCCGGCCATGACGGAAGAGAAAACGGAATCAGACCGTTTGACAGGCCCGAAGAGCGACTGTCAGTCTAGCGGACACGTGCGGGCACGGGACCGATCGAGGGGGCCTCGGGTCGGACGTCCTGCCTTGCCACCAATAAGGGGGGTAACAAGCAGATGGGCATTGATTTCATGCGTCGATCCGGCCTCGCGGGGATGTTGCTCCTCGCCGCCGCGACCCTCTTCGCCAGCACCGATGCCCGGGCGGCCGACCTCAAAGGCGGCACGCTCCGCGTCGCCATCCTCGCCGACGTTCAGAACTTCGACCCGCAGCAGTTCACCACCCTCAACTTCCCGCTGATCAAGAACCTTTATGACAGCTTGATCGAGTACACCGCCGAAGGTCAGGCGATCCCGAGCCTGGCCGCATCGTGGAAGGTTGCGGCGGACAACAAGTCGGTGACGCTGATCTTGCGCAAGGACGTCAAGTTCCACAGCGGCGCTCCCTTCAATGCCGATGCGGTCGTGGCCACTCTGAAGAAGGCGGCCGATCCGCAGAAGGGCAAGAACGTCTATGCCACCATGTCGATCGTGAAGGACTGGGTGGTTGCCGATCCTTACACGGTCACCTTGAATTTCACCGGTCCGGCACCCGACAAGCAGATCACCGATCTCCTGCAGTTCATCTCCATCATCGAGGCTGCCGGCATCGATACGGTGGAGACGAAGGCCGCCGGCACCGGTGCCTTTACGCTCGCCGAGCGCGTTCTCGGTCAGAAGATCCGCATGGTGGCCAACAAGAGCTATTGGCGCGAGAAGGAGCCGGTCGTCGGCGAGATCGTGCTGACGGTGTTCAGCGACAACGACGCCGCCAGTGCGGCGCTCGAGTCTGGCGCCGTCGACATCGTTTATGGCGGCAATGGGCGATCCGCCGTGCGTCTGCGCAATGCCGGATTCCAGCTCATTCAGGGCCCTGGTCCGCTGGTGCAGGTGTTCCGGATCAACACCACCCAGGGCCCGTTCAAGAACGAGAAGTATCGCCAGGCCTTCAACTACCTCATGGATCGCGACGCGATCCTGAAGGTGGGCTATGCCGGGCTGGGCCAGGTCACCGCCCTTCCCTGGGCGCCGGCGAGCCCGGCCGTCGACAAGTCCTATGACGCCTCCTTTGCCTTCAACCTCGACAAGGCGAAGGACCTGTTGAAGGCCTCCGGCCTGTCGGCAGCCGAGATGAGCGACTGGAAGCTCCTGGTCAATGGCGGCGATCAGGACGCGGTTGCCATCAGCCAGGTGGTGCAGAGCACGCTCGCCAAGGTCGGCGTCACCACCCAGCTCGACCTCAAGCAGGGCTCGGAATTCATCGAGGCCTTGCTCGCCGGGCGTTTCGCCGCGGTCTTCGGCGGCATCGGCAACATCCAGAAGTTCCCGACCCGGGTCGCCACCAACAGCATCTATCGCACCACCAAGAACCCGGTCTTGGGCGAGCCGCATCCGTTCCCGGCCTATGTCGCTGCGATCGACCGGGTGGAGAAGACGCTGGGCCCCGACGTCAAGGCTGCCTACGACAATCTGAACAAGGTGCTGGTCGAATCCGCCTTCGGCATTCCGACCAACACCTTCGACCTCGGCCTGATCGTGGCCGCGAAGAATGTCGGCGGCATCACCCGCGAGATCGACAACATGCTGGTCGCCCGCACCATCGGCTTCAATCCTTGATCGATGGATGCGTCGCACAGAAGCGCAAAGTCGTAGTAGACAGACCCTCACCCGCCTCGCTTGCGCTCGGCACCCTCTCCCGCAATGCGGGAGAGGGGGGGCCCGCGCTGAGCGCGGGTGGGTGAGGGTCTCTTTCCATGTGCTAGCGACGTGTGGCGGCCAGCCATAGGCGCCTCCGCGCGATGGAATCCCACTGATGCCTGAGCCCGTTCTGTCGGTGAGGGCATTGGCGGTGGCGTTCGTCGGCTCGGGCCGCAGGGTGCCGGCGGTCAGGGGCATCGATTTCGATGTGTTTCCCAACGAAGTGCTCGGCATCGTCGGCGAGTCCGGCTCGGGCAAGAGTGTCACCTCGCTGGCGATCACCGGCCTGCTGCCGGAGACGGCGCGGGTCGAGGGCTCGGTGCGCCTCTGCGATGTCGAGGTGACGACCGCCCTCCCGGAGAGCTTGCGGCGGATGCGCGGGCAGGATGTCGGGATGATCTTTCAGGACCCGACGACGAGCTTGAACCCGGTGCTGCCGATCGGCCGGCAAGTCACCGAGGGCCAGGTTGCCCACGGCCAGATCGAGGCGGGGATGGCGCTGGCGCGCGGGATCGAGCTCTTGCGCGAGGTCGACATTCCCGATCCGGCCGGGCGCGTGGCGCAGTATCCCCACCAGTTTTCCGGCGGCATGCGCCAGCGGGCGGTCATCGCCATGGCGATGGCGGGGCATCCCAGGCTGATCATCGCCGACGAGCCCACGACCGCGCTTGACGTCACCGTGCAAGCACAGGTGCTGGCGGTCTTGGCCAAGCGCCAGGCCGAGACCGGTGCGGCCGTCATCCTGATCACCCACGATCTGGGCGTCGTCGCCGAAGTGGCGCATCGGGTCGCCGTCATGTATGGCGGCCGCATCGTCGAATCCGGCTCGGTCGAGGAGATCTTCAAGCGGCCGCGCCATCCCTACACGGTGGCGCTGCTCCGCAGCCTGCCGCGCATCGACACGGTGGATGAGCGTCTGGTTCCGGTCCCGGGACAGCCGCCGACCCCGGCTGAGCTGCCCACGGGCTGCAGCTTTCATCCCAGATGCCCGATCGGGCGCAACCGCGAGCGCTGCGCCGGCGAAGATCCGCTTCTCTTGCCGATCGACCCATCGCATCAGAGCGCCTGTCATTTCACCGACGAGGTGGCAGCACTCCTGGCGCCGGCGCATCCCACGGTCGGCACGGCAGCTTCGCGCGCGCCTGCTTCTCTTCCCGGCGGCGAGACGCTGCTGGTCGTCGATCGCCTGCAGGTGCATTTTCCGGTGCGGGCAGGATTGCTCAGGCGTCGGGTGGGGTGGGTCCGTGCCGTCGATGGCGTCAGCCTCACCGTCAACGCCGGCGAGACCCTTGGCCTCGTCGGCGAGTCCGGATGCGGGAAGACCACCACCGGCCGGGCGATCATGGGCCTCTTGAAGGCGACCGGCGGCAGCGTCACCTTCGCCGGCCAGGAGATCACCCACCTGCCCAAGGGCGAGCTGCGCAAGCTTCGCCGCCACATGCAATACGTCTTCCAGGATCCGTACTCCTCGCTCAATCCGATCCTGACCGTGGAGGAGATCGTCGCCGAGCCCCTGCGCATCCATGGTCTCTATGAGGCGATGGGGGGTGCCGCCAGGGTCGCTCGACTGTTCGAGCTCGTTGGTCTGTCGAGGACGATGCTGGCCCGCTATCCGAGCGAGTTCTCCGGCGGGCAGCGGCAGCGGATCGGCATCGCCAGAGCCCTTGCCCTCGAGCCCAGGCTGTTGATCCTGGATGAGCCGGTCGCCTCTCTCGACGTTTCGATCCAGGCGCAGATCATCAACCTGCTCCAGGATCTGCAGCGGGAGCTCGGCCTCGCCTATCTCTTCATCGCCCACGACCTGTCGGTGGTTCGCCACATCTCCGACCGGGTGGCGGTCATGTATCTAGGCCGCATCGTCGAAGAGAGCGCGAAGGCGACCCTCTACGAGCAACCGACCCATCCCTATACCCAATCGCTCTTGTCCGCCGTTCCGGTGCCCGATCCCGCCCGGCGCGACAGGAGCCGTCGCATCGTGCTGGAAGGCGACATCCCCAATCCATCCTCGCCGCCCTCGGGCTGCACCTTCCATCCCCGCTGCTTCAAGGCGACCGCCCGGTGCTCAAGCGAGGAGCCGCTGTTCCTGGCCTATCCCGGCTTGCCGACGCGCGCGGCTTGCCACCATGCCGGACCGCTCGAGGCCGCCCTCGGTCTTGGCCGCAATGGGAGTGCGAGACTACCGCGACAGGGAGTGGCGCCGTGAGCGGCAGGACGACGCGCACGCTCGAGCTCGGCAGGCGCGTGCTGGCACGGAAGGGGGCGCTCTTGAGCGTGCTCTTCTTCCTTGCAGTCGCTGTGGTGGCGAGTCTTGCCCGTTGGATCCTCCCCTATGATCCGATCGCCCAAGACCTCGCCAGCACGCTGGAGCCGCCCTCGACCGCGCATTGGTTCGGCACCGACGAGCTCGGCCGGGACATCATGACGCGGGTCATCTACGGCGCCAGGACGTCGCTGCTGACGGCATTGGGGGCGGTCTTCATCGCCGCCATGATCGGCATCCCCATCGGCCTCGTCGCCGGATTTTTCGGCGGCTGGCGCGACGCGGTGCTGATGCGCCTCGTCGACGTGCTTCTGGCGCTTCCCGGCATCCTCTTCGCCATGGCCTTGATCGCGGTCCTGGGCAGGAGCCAGGCCGCGGCCTTGGTCGCCGTCGGCGTCACCGGCATCCCGAGCTTCGCCCGCATCACCCGGGCGCAGGTGCTATCCTTGCGCAAGCGCGACTTCGTCACCGCCGTCGAGGCGCTGGGCGGTTCCTCGACCTACAACATGTTCCGGACCGTGCTCCCCAACTCCTGGAGCCCCATTCTCGTCCAGGTCGTCATCCTCTCTTCGGTCGCCATCCTCCTGGAAGCGGCACTCGCCTTCCTCGGCGTCGGCATTCCGCCGCCGACGCCGAGCTGGGGCGAGATGCTGAGGACCGGCAAGTCCTATCTCTACGAGGCGCCCTATTACGCGGTGCTGCCCGGCCTGGTGCTGACCTTGACCATTCTCTCCCTCGACACGATCGGGCGGACCCTGGCCGCCGTGCTCGAAGACCGGCACGAGACCGTGGCAGCGGGCGACTTGGAACGGGAGGGCGCATGATCGGCTACATCCTCCGCCGGATCGTGCAGCTCTTGCCGGTGCTGCTCATCGCCTCGGTCGGCATCTGGGCGATGATCTATGCGGTTCCGGGGACCCCGGTCGGCGCCATCGTCGGCGAGAACGCCACGCCCGAACAGGTCCAGGCGGCCATCCAGCGCCTCGGCCTCGACCGGCCGATCCTGGTCCAGTACTGGTCCTGGCTGACCAGCGCGGCGTTCGGCGATTTCGGCTTTTCGATCCAGAGCCGCGAGCCCGTGCTCTATCTCATCATGCAGAGAGTCCCGGCCACGGTGCAGCTCGGCCTCGCCGCCACCCTCGTCGGGCTCCTCCTGGGCGTGCCCGTAGCCATCGCCAGCGCGCTCCTCAGGGGCACCTGGATCGACCGGGTACTGAGCGGCTGGAGCGCGCTCGCCTTGGGCGTGCCGACCTTCTGGCTCGGCATCCTGCTCATTCTTCTGTTCGCGGTCGATCTCCACTGGCTGCCCTCGGCCTCAACCTATGTCGCGTTCTGGGACTCGCCGCTGACGGCCGCGAAGAACACCGTGCTGCCGGCCTTGACCCTCGGCGTCTACGTGTCCGGCATCTTCGCCCGCTTCCTTAGGGCCTCGCTCCTGGGCGAGCTCAAGGCCGACTACGTGCGCACCGCACGCTCCAAGGGCCTGAAGGAACGCGACGTGGTGAGCCGGCACGTGCTGCGCAACGCGCTCCTGCCGTTCGTGACCGTCGTCGGCCTGATGATGGCCAACTTCATCGGCGGCACCGTCATCACCGAAGCGGTGTTCACCTATCCCGGGCTCGGACGCCTCCTCATCCAAGCCATCAGCATCCGCGACTATCCGCTGATCCAGGGCTGCATCCTGTTCATCCTGGTCATCTACATCGCCATCAACGTGCTGGTCGACGTGCTCTACGCCTATATCGACCCCCGCATCGAGTACGCGTAGGAAGACCGCCCGGCGCTGCGGGCTAGGCCGCCTCTACTTCGCGGTCGATCTTGGCCCCAAGCGCGCGCTCCGCCAGCGACAGCTCGTAGCGCGCCTGCAGGTTGACCCAGAAGGCCGCCCCAGTGCCGAAGAAGCGGCCAAGCCTGAGCGCAGTCTCCGCGGTGATCGCGCGTTCGCCGCGCAGGATGCCGGTCAGCCGGTTCGCCGGCACCCGGAGCCTAAGCGCCAGCGCATTGGCGCTGAGCCCGCGTGCTTTCATCTCCTCGGCAAGAGTCTCTCCCGGCGGAACGGGTGGGACCGGAATCCCCCCGCTTGTATTCGAAAATCTTCATGTCGTCCTTCATTACCGCCTCTTCCTATGAGTGTCGGGCGGGTTGCTCTTGCTGGTGCGCCTTCACCATGTCGGCCATGCTGGTGAAGCGAAAATCGTATTTGGGGCTGCCGGCGGGCTTCGCCGTGGCGCCCCAGCCCTGGCGGTCGTGGCGGCGATCGATCCAGGCCGAAGCGAGGCCGGCCAAATTGGCGGGCCCGTGATCATGGAACAGGCTCTGTGCGGTGTGCAGGATGTCGCCTCGGCCGTAGCCGCGCTCTGCGAGCTTCTCCAGCATGAAGCCGAAGTTCCTCGGATCCGGCTTGTAGGAACCGATGTCCTGGGCGGTATAGACGGCGTCGAACTCGACCTCTAGGCGCTTATTGCTCCGGGCGAAGCTGGATCGGTCCACGTTCGAGAGAATGACCAGCTTGTAGTGGGTCTTCAGGTAGCGAAGGGAAGCGGCCGAGTCCGGAAAGGCCGGCCAATCGCCGACGGACTGCCCAAAGGCGACATGGTCGGCCTCCGGGACCACGACGCGCCACTCCGCCGCCAGGCGACGATGCACGGCGGCCAGCAGGTCGGAATAGATCTTCGCCGGGGTTTCTGCCTCCTGCGCGGATTCATGGCGCGCGAACGCGGCCAGCGCCGCCTCGCGCGGGATGCCGTCTTGGCGCTCCGCCAGAAGCGGTTGCAGGGCGTGGAATATCCCGGCCTCCCAGTCGATCAGGGTGCCGTAGCAATCGAAGGTCAGGACCTTGAATTGAGCGAGCTGCATGGCACCTCGTCGAGGCTAAGGACGGGCCGTTGGCGCGTTGACATAACCTCGGATCGGCGACGGCGGCAAGTGGGCGACCAAGCCATCAGCGCGGGCTGCCAGGCGGAATAATTCACATGGGACTCGCTTAAGCGCGCAACTACCCTCGCGCCGGCGCCGCCTCGAAGTCGCATTCGAAACATGGATGGACCATGGTCAAGACCCTGCGCACGGCCAGAAAGGTGCTGATCTATCCAACCCATGACAAACGCCTGCTCGCCTTCCGGCATCCCTTTCATCCGGAGGCTGGAATCCAGGTGCCGGCGGGAACGATCGAGGACGGCGAGGACCCGGCCGGCGCCGCCGCGCGCGAGCTCAGGGAGGAAACCGGGCTCGACGGCTGCCGGATTCTAGGCTTGCTGGGAGAGCGTGACTATTCCTGGCAGGCGGCAGAGGGCCTCGGTCGCGAGCGCCGATACTTTTTCCATGCCGCGATCGAAGGCCCAGTGTCCGAGACCTGGCGCCACTATGAGCGCCATGCGAGCGACGGGTCCGGGCCGATCGCCTTCGACTTCTTCTGGTGCGATCTCCGGGGTGCGCCGCCGCTTCTTGCCTGGGGGCATGGGGACTTGCTGCCCGTGCTGATGGCACGCTTGTGAGCGAGCCCTTGCCATGAGCCTGGCACCGGAGCGGTTGCAGCGGGTCGTCGTGATCGGCACCAGCTGCAGCGGCAAGACGATGCTCGCCCGCCGTCTCACGGAGATTCTGGGGCGCCGTCGGGTCGAGCTGGATGCGCTCAATTGGGGCCCGAACTGGATCGCCAGGCCCAAGGAGGAGTTCCGGCGGCTCATCGAGGAAGCGACGAGCCCGCCCTGATGGATCGTCGACGGCAACTATGGCGACGTTCGGGACCACTTCTGGCCGCGGGCGACGACGGTCATCTGGCTCAATTACGGTTTTCCAAGGGTGCTCTGGCGGGCGCTCAGCCGGACCATCGCTCGCATTGTCAGCAACGAAGCGCTGTATTCCGGCTGTGGGAAGACACATAAAATGAAAATCAGGACGCATATCCTGACAACGGGCGACGCATAATGTGAAAAGTCGCGACGCAAAAAGTGAAAATGCGCTGGGTAGCCCAGACGTCGCGCAGCTTTGTTAGATTGAGGATAGTCCTTCCGTATTCATCCGGTGAAGGCCGCGGCCGTTGGCTCTACGGATTAGGAGTGCGGGAAGCGCGCAGTCTAGTGCGCTCTAAGTCCTGCTTGAGAAAATCCTGCGCGGTCTGACCCCGCACCGGCTCGAATGTCGTCTCAAGCGGCTCGAAATCGGACATACGGTCGATCCGGAACACCCGGAAGCCCTTGCGAAGCTCGCACCACGCGGCCAGCAGCCACACGGGGGCGTAGAACGCCATGATCAAGGGACGCACCACTCGGACGGTCGTTTTGCCGTCGAGGTCCAGATAAGTGAAGCGCACCTTGCGTTGGTCGCGGATGGTGCGGCGCAGCGCGGCCTGATCGATCGTGATGGTTTCGCGTCCGTGTTGGGGCGGTGCCCACAGCCTCACTAGGTCGAGGTTCCGACGCAGCACTTCCGGCGACACGTCCCTGATCTTGTCCATCGCCGAGGCCGCCGCATCCGCGAGCTCGGGATCGGCCTGCGACTGGACGATGCGCGCGCCGAGCAGCAGGGCTTCGAGCTCGTTCTCGTTGAACATGAGCGGCGGCAGGTCGAAGCCTTGCCGCAGGATATAGCCAACGCCGGCTGCACCGTCGATGGGAACACCCGTCGAGACCAGGTCGCGAATATCCCGGTAGATCGTCCGCTCGGATACCTCCAGGCGAGCGGCAAGATCGGCTGCCCGCGTCGACTTCTTCCGGCGCAGGAACTGAATGATCTCGAACAGGCGATCGGCGCGGCGCATGGGCTTCCTGCCATTCTCCTGACAACACGGTGTCAGGAGGGCTATGATAGTTAGCTGTCGCGCGCAAGGACGGAGACCGACGTCCTCAGCAGATTCTAGGCGCCGGAAGCGTCGAAGGCCACGGCCGTTCGCGCCTCAGGGCCCTGCAGCAGCGAGGCCATCGCATGGATCAAGACCAGCTGTTCGAGCGGCTCTGGACTGGCGCCGCGAAGATGGAGGAATGGACTGCCGCGGTTGCCGGCGGGTTCGCAAAGCCGGTCGCCGACGGCATCATCGCTATGCACACGGGCTATCTCTTCGGCAACGCGACGGCGATCCGCACCGCTGCCGGGCTGGTGCTCGTGGACACGGGCAGCCGCGAGACCGCAAGCCAGACTCTCGCGGCTTTGCGCCGTTGGGACGACAGCCCGGTTCATACCGTCATCTATACCCACGGCCACATCGACCATAGCTGGGGAGCCAGGCTCCTCGACCAGGAAGCGGCTGCAAGAGGGATCGCGCGGCCCCGCGTCATCGCCCATCGAAACGTCCTCTACCGGTTCGACCGCTATGACGCCACCCACGGGCTGAACAGTCTCGTGATGGGCCGCCAGTTCAATCAGCCGGGCTACACCTTCCCGGACCGGCATCGCCGCCCCGACGAGGTCTACGACGATTGCCTTGTCCTGACTGTCGGCGGCATGCGAATCGAGCTGTTCCATGGGCGCGGGGAGACCGACGACGCCACCTTCGTCTGGCTACCTGAACAGCGTGTGCTCGCGAGCGGCGACTTTGTGATCTGGGCCTTCCCGAACGCCGGCAATCCGCGCAAGGTCCAGCGGTTCGCACCGGACTGGGCGGCGGCGCTTCGCCGGATGGAGGCTCTGAAGCCGGAAGTTCTGATACCCGGCCACGGCCCCGTCGTCTTCGGCGAGAAAAGGGCGGCGCAGGTCCTGGGAGACGGCGCCGAGGTCCTGGAACGCCTGAGCAGCCAGACTCTCCGCCTCATGAACGAGGGATGGTCGCTCAACGCGATCCTGCATTCCGTCTCCGCCCCCGCCGAGCTGATCGCGAAGCCGTACCTGCTGCCCAAATACGACGACCCGGAGTTCGTCGTCCGCAACATCTGGCATCTCTATGCCGGTTGGTTCGACGGGGATCCCGCCCATCTCAAGCCGGCTCCGGCCGCCGAGCTGGCGGCAGAGATCGCCGCGCTCGCGGGCGGGGCAGAAAAGCTGGCGGAGCGCGCCGCGATCCTCGCCGAAAGCGGTCGGACTCGGTTGGCAGCCCACTTGGCCGAGCTTGCCGGCACTGCCGCTCCGAAGGACGGGGCAATCCAGGCGACGCGGGCGAGCGTGCACGAACGCTGCGCGAAGGCCGAAACGTCGCTGATCGGAAAGGCGATCTTCTCCGTCTATCAGCGTGAAGCTGAGGCGCGGCAACGGAGTTCATCTCGGTTAATTTAAGTTGGGCCGTTAGGCAGGTGCGTCGGATCCCTCCGAGGCTTCAGCGCTTCTCGTACGCGACGTAGAGTTTTTTCACCTTATGAGTTCGACCGTGGGTTTTTTTGCAGTATATGCGTGGCGACTTTTCACATTATCAGTCCGTGGAGCGACGAATCCCGCCAGTTTTGGATGATCGCTTTTCAATTAACGTGTCGTCCTACATTCAGGCAAGCATTCCTTTCCCGGGACTCCATCCTGGTCTGGGTGATAACGACCTATTACAGCCGCCGTTGTCGCTATGGCGCATTGCGGCACGCCGCCGCCTATTCGCATCTCGAGTGGTTGGAGTTTCGGCAGCCGCGCCAGGCCGAACGATTTCTCCAGGAGCTGCGAACCATCCCGTACACAGAGACTCGGTTGCCGCGGTGAGAGATTTCCGGTAATATATCCGGAAACAGGAGCCGATCATGGCGGATGCGAGAAAGAACGCGATCACGAGCTACCGTCGGCGCATGCGGCGGAGGGGCCTAGTTCGCCTCGAAGTACAGGTGTCGAGGGAGGATGTACTGCTCATCCGCAGCGTTGCCGGCGCGCTCGCCGACCCGGCACATGCCGAGGAGACCCGCGCGCTGCTGCGCGAACGGCTTGTTCGGCGCGGCGGCAAGGGGCTGAAGGCGCTGTTGGCCGCGGCACCTTTGGACGGCATCGATCTCGAACGGGCCCGTGATCGGGGGCGGGCCATCCGGTTATGAGCTTTCTGATCGACACCAACATCATCTCGGAGGTTCGCAAGCAAGCGCGCTGCAACCAAAACGTCGCCCTCTGGTATGGCTCGATCGACGATGGCGAGCTGTATCTGAGCGGGCTGGTGCTGGGTGAGATCCGAAAAGGAATCGAGCTTGCGCGCGGGCGCGATCCCGAAAAAGCCGCGGCACTGGAAGAGTGGTTGACCGAAGTCGACGTCGCGTTCGGCGAACGTGTTCTGGCGATCGATCGCAGGGTGATGGACGAATGGGGGCGCATGAGCGCTCGAAGCCCAATCCCGGTGATCGATGGCATGCTTGCTGCGACCGCCAAGGTGCATGACCTGACCTTGGTCACGCGCAACGATGGCGACGTGTCGGGGCTGGGTGCCAAGGTGCTCAACCCGTTCGAGGCTGTCGCAAGAGACGATTGACCCGGCGCTCAGCCCAACGCGCGCACCGCTTCGTCATGGATGAGTGCCATGATCCGGCGCTTCAGCACGATGAATTCCGGCGCGGTCAGCACATCGACCGAGCGCGGGCGCGGGATGTCGATCGGCACCATCTCCTTGATGCGGCCCGGCCGCGCCGTCATCACATGGACGCGGTCGCCCAACAGGATCGCCTCGTCGATATCGTGGGTGATGAAGAGCACGGTCTTGTGCGCGTGCTCCCAGATGGTGAGCAGCAGCTCCTGCATGAGCGAGCGCGTCTGGCTGTCGAGCGCGCCGAAGGGCTCGTCCATGAGCAGGATTTCCGGGTCGTTGGCGAGTGCGCGGGCGAGCGCGACCCGCTGCGTCATGCCGCCCGAGAGCTGCTTTGGATAAGCGCGCTCGAAGCCGGCGAGGCCGACTTCGCCGATGAAGCGCCGGGCGATCTTGGCGCGCTCCTCGGGCGCGGTCCCGGCCACCTTCAGGCCGAACTCGACATTGTCCTGGACGGTCAGCCAGGGAAAGAGGGTGTAGGACTGGAAGACCATGCCCCGGTCCTTGCCGGGCCTGGTCACCGGCCTGCCATCGAGATAGATGGCACCCTCGCTGGGTTCGATGAGCCCGGCGACCAGGCGCAGAAGGCTGGTCTTGCCGCAGCCCGACGGTCCGACGATGACCGAGAACTCCTCTTCCTCGACGTCGAGGGAAATCCGCTCGAGCGCGGTCAGCGGCGCCGCACCCTTCGGCTGGAAGCGAAGCGCCACCTCCTCGATGCGGAGCTTCGCCATGGCTGGCGACGGACTCAGCGGCTCAAGCGCTCGCGGCGCAGGCGCTCGCGGTTCATCATCAGCCATTGCAGGCTCATGATGGTGATCGCGTTTTCGATCCTGCCGGCCTGGAGCCGCTCGATCGCTTCGGCGTAGTCGAGGACGACGACG
Proteins encoded in this window:
- a CDS encoding ABC transporter substrate-binding protein yields the protein MRRSGLAGMLLLAAATLFASTDARAADLKGGTLRVAILADVQNFDPQQFTTLNFPLIKNLYDSLIEYTAEGQAIPSLAASWKVAADNKSVTLILRKDVKFHSGAPFNADAVVATLKKAADPQKGKNVYATMSIVKDWVVADPYTVTLNFTGPAPDKQITDLLQFISIIEAAGIDTVETKAAGTGAFTLAERVLGQKIRMVANKSYWREKEPVVGEIVLTVFSDNDAASAALESGAVDIVYGGNGRSAVRLRNAGFQLIQGPGPLVQVFRINTTQGPFKNEKYRQAFNYLMDRDAILKVGYAGLGQVTALPWAPASPAVDKSYDASFAFNLDKAKDLLKASGLSAAEMSDWKLLVNGGDQDAVAISQVVQSTLAKVGVTTQLDLKQGSEFIEALLAGRFAAVFGGIGNIQKFPTRVATNSIYRTTKNPVLGEPHPFPAYVAAIDRVEKTLGPDVKAAYDNLNKVLVESAFGIPTNTFDLGLIVAAKNVGGITREIDNMLVARTIGFNP
- a CDS encoding ABC transporter ATP-binding protein — translated: MPEPVLSVRALAVAFVGSGRRVPAVRGIDFDVFPNEVLGIVGESGSGKSVTSLAITGLLPETARVEGSVRLCDVEVTTALPESLRRMRGQDVGMIFQDPTTSLNPVLPIGRQVTEGQVAHGQIEAGMALARGIELLREVDIPDPAGRVAQYPHQFSGGMRQRAVIAMAMAGHPRLIIADEPTTALDVTVQAQVLAVLAKRQAETGAAVILITHDLGVVAEVAHRVAVMYGGRIVESGSVEEIFKRPRHPYTVALLRSLPRIDTVDERLVPVPGQPPTPAELPTGCSFHPRCPIGRNRERCAGEDPLLLPIDPSHQSACHFTDEVAALLAPAHPTVGTAASRAPASLPGGETLLVVDRLQVHFPVRAGLLRRRVGWVRAVDGVSLTVNAGETLGLVGESGCGKTTTGRAIMGLLKATGGSVTFAGQEITHLPKGELRKLRRHMQYVFQDPYSSLNPILTVEEIVAEPLRIHGLYEAMGGAARVARLFELVGLSRTMLARYPSEFSGGQRQRIGIARALALEPRLLILDEPVASLDVSIQAQIINLLQDLQRELGLAYLFIAHDLSVVRHISDRVAVMYLGRIVEESAKATLYEQPTHPYTQSLLSAVPVPDPARRDRSRRIVLEGDIPNPSSPPSGCTFHPRCFKATARCSSEEPLFLAYPGLPTRAACHHAGPLEAALGLGRNGSARLPRQGVAP
- a CDS encoding ABC transporter permease; translation: MSGRTTRTLELGRRVLARKGALLSVLFFLAVAVVASLARWILPYDPIAQDLASTLEPPSTAHWFGTDELGRDIMTRVIYGARTSLLTALGAVFIAAMIGIPIGLVAGFFGGWRDAVLMRLVDVLLALPGILFAMALIAVLGRSQAAALVAVGVTGIPSFARITRAQVLSLRKRDFVTAVEALGGSSTYNMFRTVLPNSWSPILVQVVILSSVAILLEAALAFLGVGIPPPTPSWGEMLRTGKSYLYEAPYYAVLPGLVLTLTILSLDTIGRTLAAVLEDRHETVAAGDLEREGA
- a CDS encoding ABC transporter permease, whose amino-acid sequence is MIGYILRRIVQLLPVLLIASVGIWAMIYAVPGTPVGAIVGENATPEQVQAAIQRLGLDRPILVQYWSWLTSAAFGDFGFSIQSREPVLYLIMQRVPATVQLGLAATLVGLLLGVPVAIASALLRGTWIDRVLSGWSALALGVPTFWLGILLILLFAVDLHWLPSASTYVAFWDSPLTAAKNTVLPALTLGVYVSGIFARFLRASLLGELKADYVRTARSKGLKERDVVSRHVLRNALLPFVTVVGLMMANFIGGTVITEAVFTYPGLGRLLIQAISIRDYPLIQGCILFILVIYIAINVLVDVLYAYIDPRIEYA
- a CDS encoding HigA family addiction module antidote protein, producing MPVPPVPPGETLAEEMKARGLSANALALRLRVPANRLTGILRGERAITAETALRLGRFFGTGAAFWVNLQARYELSLAERALGAKIDREVEAA
- a CDS encoding haloacid dehalogenase type II, with the protein product MQLAQFKVLTFDCYGTLIDWEAGIFHALQPLLAERQDGIPREAALAAFARHESAQEAETPAKIYSDLLAAVHRRLAAEWRVVVPEADHVAFGQSVGDWPAFPDSAASLRYLKTHYKLVILSNVDRSSFARSNKRLEVEFDAVYTAQDIGSYKPDPRNFGFMLEKLAERGYGRGDILHTAQSLFHDHGPANLAGLASAWIDRRHDRQGWGATAKPAGSPKYDFRFTSMADMVKAHQQEQPARHS
- a CDS encoding NUDIX domain-containing protein, with protein sequence MVKTLRTARKVLIYPTHDKRLLAFRHPFHPEAGIQVPAGTIEDGEDPAGAAARELREETGLDGCRILGLLGERDYSWQAAEGLGRERRYFFHAAIEGPVSETWRHYERHASDGSGPIAFDFFWCDLRGAPPLLAWGHGDLLPVLMARL
- a CDS encoding YafY family transcriptional regulator: MRRADRLFEIIQFLRRKKSTRAADLAARLEVSERTIYRDIRDLVSTGVPIDGAAGVGYILRQGFDLPPLMFNENELEALLLGARIVQSQADPELADAAASAMDKIRDVSPEVLRRNLDLVRLWAPPQHGRETITIDQAALRRTIRDQRKVRFTYLDLDGKTTVRVVRPLIMAFYAPVWLLAAWCELRKGFRVFRIDRMSDFEPLETTFEPVRGQTAQDFLKQDLERTRLRASRTPNP
- a CDS encoding MBL fold metallo-hydrolase; translation: MDQDQLFERLWTGAAKMEEWTAAVAGGFAKPVADGIIAMHTGYLFGNATAIRTAAGLVLVDTGSRETASQTLAALRRWDDSPVHTVIYTHGHIDHSWGARLLDQEAAARGIARPRVIAHRNVLYRFDRYDATHGLNSLVMGRQFNQPGYTFPDRHRRPDEVYDDCLVLTVGGMRIELFHGRGETDDATFVWLPEQRVLASGDFVIWAFPNAGNPRKVQRFAPDWAAALRRMEALKPEVLIPGHGPVVFGEKRAAQVLGDGAEVLERLSSQTLRLMNEGWSLNAILHSVSAPAELIAKPYLLPKYDDPEFVVRNIWHLYAGWFDGDPAHLKPAPAAELAAEIAALAGGAEKLAERAAILAESGRTRLAAHLAELAGTAAPKDGAIQATRASVHERCAKAETSLIGKAIFSVYQREAEARQRSSSRLI